One Pleurocapsa sp. PCC 7327 DNA segment encodes these proteins:
- a CDS encoding DUF58 domain-containing protein: protein MKFTVALAEWLETHWVAPAHSGWVLAGLAACFFGAATNTMAGWLYVLSGTILAVLGLAAILPLRSLRHLNIRRLPMTPISAGDILTVELEIENTSKAAKTLLQLQDLLPYVLFQPMGTAVEVIPPKSVYRWVYYVTAKRRGVYRWHEVQLRTGTPLGLFWSRRTQEVPAKAIVYPQVLPLANCPLVDSLGQDERIEFQSDRRYQAATEGVTRALRPYRYGDPTRLIHWRISARFDEFVVRELEVITGGQEIVIALDSAAQWEEDNFESAVIAAASLYFYASRCQLAVTLWTAGTGLVRGNRVVLETLAAVEAQAKAREIQRPTLPLIWLTQNASTLDSLPVSSRWVFFPASSEDSDRGSPLSNFSGLVINPEQPLQPQLQKPLRSL from the coding sequence ATGAAATTTACTGTTGCCTTGGCTGAATGGTTAGAAACCCATTGGGTTGCTCCCGCCCATAGCGGTTGGGTATTGGCAGGGCTTGCCGCGTGTTTTTTTGGGGCTGCCACGAATACCATGGCGGGATGGCTATACGTTCTCAGCGGCACGATCTTGGCTGTGCTGGGATTGGCAGCTATTCTACCATTGCGATCGCTGCGCCACCTCAACATTCGCCGTCTCCCCATGACTCCCATCAGTGCGGGGGATATCTTGACAGTTGAGTTGGAAATTGAAAATACCAGCAAGGCTGCCAAAACGCTACTGCAACTCCAGGATCTGTTACCCTACGTCCTCTTCCAACCGATGGGAACGGCAGTAGAAGTTATTCCACCCAAAAGCGTTTATCGCTGGGTTTATTATGTTACCGCCAAGCGGCGGGGCGTTTATCGCTGGCATGAAGTACAACTGAGAACGGGAACGCCATTGGGATTGTTCTGGAGTCGCCGCACTCAGGAAGTTCCCGCCAAAGCGATTGTTTATCCGCAAGTATTGCCTCTGGCAAATTGTCCATTAGTAGATAGTTTGGGACAAGATGAGAGGATCGAATTTCAGAGCGATCGTCGCTATCAAGCTGCTACTGAAGGCGTTACTAGAGCGTTGCGCCCCTACCGCTACGGAGATCCCACTCGTTTGATCCACTGGCGGATCAGTGCCCGCTTTGACGAGTTTGTCGTCCGCGAACTGGAAGTTATTACGGGAGGACAAGAAATTGTTATTGCCTTAGACAGTGCTGCTCAATGGGAAGAAGACAATTTTGAAAGCGCAGTTATTGCGGCTGCGTCTTTGTATTTTTATGCCAGTCGCTGCCAACTAGCGGTAACGCTTTGGACGGCAGGGACGGGATTGGTTCGCGGCAATCGAGTCGTTTTGGAAACGCTAGCAGCCGTCGAAGCGCAAGCAAAAGCTAGGGAAATCCAGCGTCCTACTCTACCCCTAATTTGGCTGACGCAAAATGCTTCAACTCTAGATTCTCTCCCCGTAAGCAGCCGTTGGGTTTTCTTTCCTGCCTCATCTGAAGATAGCGATCGAGGTAGTCCCTTGTCTAACTTTTCTGGGTTGGTTATTAATCCAGAACAACCACTTCAGCCTCAATTGCAAAAACCGTTGCGATCGCTTTAG
- a CDS encoding nucleoside triphosphate pyrophosphatase, with the protein MELPMFVLASASPARRKLLQTVGIEPIVRHSNFDESRVQSEDPIALVQILAQCKAETVASQFSDALILGCDSVLAVNGEIYGKPNSTEEAIARWQKMRDNEGILYTGHALIDQRQNKQLVCCGITKVYFANISDAVIEDYVASGEPLKCAGCFALEGKGGLFVEKLEGCHSNVIGLSLPLLRQMLAELGYCVTDFWK; encoded by the coding sequence ATGGAACTACCCATGTTTGTACTAGCTTCCGCTTCTCCTGCCCGCCGCAAGCTGTTACAGACGGTGGGAATAGAACCAATAGTCCGTCATAGCAACTTTGACGAATCGCGAGTTCAAAGCGAAGATCCCATCGCTTTAGTACAAATCCTGGCACAGTGCAAAGCAGAAACAGTTGCCAGTCAATTCAGCGATGCCTTAATTTTGGGGTGCGATTCGGTGCTAGCAGTCAACGGCGAGATTTATGGCAAACCGAACTCGACAGAAGAAGCGATCGCGCGTTGGCAAAAAATGCGCGACAATGAAGGTATCCTTTATACGGGTCACGCTCTCATCGACCAAAGGCAAAATAAACAATTAGTATGCTGCGGAATTACTAAGGTTTATTTTGCTAATATTAGCGATGCCGTAATTGAAGATTATGTTGCCAGTGGCGAACCTCTCAAATGTGCTGGCTGTTTTGCACTAGAGGGAAAGGGTGGATTATTTGTCGAAAAGTTGGAAGGTTGTCACAGCAATGTCATTGGGTTAAGTCTTCCTTTGTTGCGTCAAATGTTAGCAGAGTTAGGTTATTGTGTAACCGATTTTTGGAAATGA
- a CDS encoding tetratricopeptide repeat protein — MKYGRQLFSILTLIAGISAVNTAAYARSSLLTPSSITQLTQQPQESEEGEREEPEQKEMSAVEWYNQGVDKIEAGDFQGAIADFTRAIELNPEDPDSYYNRAYAYHALGNYQPAIDDYGKAIELNPNYAYAYGNRCYAFYLMKRYDDAVSDCTKAIELEPKLADFYIYRGDAQDALDKHEEAIEDYTEAIRLKDDSANTYYKRALAYGALEEYQKALDDYTESIRLDESLADAFYQRGIVNSKLGNEEEAIADIEQAVKLFNEQNKPEESKKALKTLEDIRGTQERESNEDREDTEE, encoded by the coding sequence ATGAAGTACGGCAGACAATTGTTTAGTATTTTGACACTGATTGCTGGAATTTCCGCAGTTAATACGGCAGCTTATGCTCGATCTTCTCTGTTAACCCCATCTTCAATTACCCAATTAACACAACAACCACAAGAGTCCGAGGAAGGGGAACGAGAAGAACCCGAACAAAAAGAGATGAGTGCGGTGGAGTGGTACAACCAAGGAGTAGATAAGATAGAAGCAGGCGATTTTCAAGGCGCGATCGCAGATTTTACTCGCGCTATCGAGTTAAACCCCGAAGATCCCGATTCTTACTACAATCGTGCCTATGCTTATCATGCTTTAGGGAATTATCAACCTGCTATAGATGATTACGGCAAAGCCATCGAACTTAATCCCAACTATGCCTATGCCTACGGCAATCGCTGCTATGCCTTCTACCTAATGAAACGCTACGACGATGCAGTTTCAGATTGCACTAAGGCGATCGAACTCGAACCCAAACTGGCTGATTTTTATATCTATCGAGGCGATGCCCAAGATGCTCTCGACAAGCACGAAGAAGCGATCGAAGATTACACGGAAGCAATTCGTCTTAAGGATGATAGTGCTAATACTTATTATAAACGAGCCTTGGCTTATGGCGCCCTGGAAGAATATCAAAAAGCCTTAGACGATTATACCGAAAGCATTCGTTTGGACGAGAGCTTGGCTGATGCTTTCTATCAGCGCGGTATTGTTAATTCTAAACTAGGCAATGAAGAAGAAGCGATCGCTGACATAGAACAGGCGGTAAAACTGTTTAACGAACAGAACAAACCAGAAGAATCCAAAAAAGCGCTGAAAACCCTTGAAGATATTCGCGGCACCCAAGAACGGGAAAGCAATGAAGATCGAGAAGACACTGAGGAATAA
- the hcp gene encoding hydroxylamine reductase has protein sequence MFCEQCEQTASGQGCHQWGACGKSPEVNAVQDLLVYCLRGLAPVALRARQLGIPTRETDVFACEALFATMTNVNFDRKRFNRYIRDAIAIRENLKAQIQAKEPTEWSALSCYEPNFQESLVEQGQDVSLQFITQSRQNVDIFSLKLTVLYGIKGVASYTFHAQELGQEDDRVYAFIHEALAALDRQDLTLEDWVKLALKVGEINLRAMELLDAGHTSTYGHPVPTVVPLNARTGKAILVSGHDIKQLEALLKQSANQGITVYTHGELLPAHGYPLLKQKYPHLYGHYGTAWQNQTKEFAKFPGAIVITTNCLMPPHEAYDEKLFTIGSVGYPGINYLPETDDGTPDFAPAIAKALEMPGFTRDEEPRQVMTGFARNAVLSVADKVIEAVKGLKIRHFFLMGGCDGAKPDRNYYTELVEKVPEDCIVLTLACGKFRFFDKQLGTIGELPRLMDVGQCNDAYSAIQIALELAKAFEVGVNQLPLSMILSWYEQKAVAVLLTLLYLGIQNIRLGPTLPAFISPNVLKLLSETYHLKPITTPDEDLAACLG, from the coding sequence ATGTTTTGCGAACAATGCGAACAAACGGCTAGCGGACAAGGATGCCATCAATGGGGAGCTTGCGGTAAAAGCCCAGAGGTAAATGCCGTCCAAGACTTGTTAGTCTATTGCCTGCGAGGGCTTGCTCCCGTTGCACTCCGCGCTCGTCAGTTAGGCATTCCCACTCGCGAAACAGATGTCTTCGCCTGCGAAGCACTCTTCGCCACGATGACCAATGTTAACTTCGATCGCAAGCGGTTTAATCGCTACATTCGCGACGCGATCGCTATTCGCGAGAACTTAAAAGCCCAAATCCAAGCGAAGGAACCGACAGAATGGTCGGCACTATCTTGTTATGAACCCAATTTTCAGGAAAGTTTAGTCGAACAAGGTCAAGACGTTTCCCTCCAATTTATTACTCAATCGCGTCAAAACGTCGATATTTTTTCCCTCAAACTGACCGTTCTTTACGGGATCAAAGGAGTTGCATCCTACACCTTCCACGCCCAAGAACTAGGTCAGGAAGACGATCGCGTTTATGCTTTCATCCATGAGGCTTTAGCTGCCCTAGATCGCCAAGACCTCACTTTAGAAGATTGGGTCAAGCTGGCGCTCAAAGTTGGGGAAATCAACCTGCGAGCGATGGAACTTCTGGATGCAGGTCATACCAGCACTTACGGTCACCCCGTCCCTACGGTCGTGCCGCTCAATGCAAGAACTGGGAAAGCGATTTTAGTGTCGGGACATGATATCAAACAACTCGAAGCCCTGCTCAAACAGTCTGCTAACCAAGGGATTACCGTCTATACCCACGGGGAACTTCTGCCAGCCCACGGCTATCCCCTCTTAAAGCAGAAATATCCCCATCTGTACGGTCACTACGGCACCGCCTGGCAGAATCAGACTAAAGAGTTTGCGAAATTTCCCGGCGCGATCGTTATTACTACTAACTGCCTGATGCCGCCCCACGAAGCCTATGACGAGAAACTCTTCACTATCGGTTCCGTGGGATATCCCGGCATCAACTATCTTCCCGAAACCGACGATGGCACCCCCGATTTTGCCCCCGCGATCGCAAAAGCTCTAGAAATGCCTGGATTCACACGAGATGAAGAACCGCGTCAAGTCATGACGGGGTTTGCTCGCAATGCCGTTTTAAGCGTTGCCGATAAAGTTATCGAAGCCGTCAAAGGCTTGAAAATTCGTCACTTCTTCCTCATGGGAGGCTGCGACGGCGCTAAACCCGATCGCAATTACTACACCGAATTGGTGGAAAAAGTGCCCGAAGATTGTATCGTGCTAACTCTCGCCTGCGGCAAGTTCCGCTTCTTTGACAAACAACTGGGAACTATTGGCGAACTTCCCCGACTCATGGATGTGGGTCAGTGTAACGATGCTTATTCGGCGATTCAGATTGCTCTGGAGTTGGCAAAAGCTTTTGAGGTAGGTGTCAATCAACTCCCCTTGTCGATGATTCTCTCCTGGTACGAACAGAAAGCCGTGGCGGTGTTGCTGACGCTGCTATATTTAGGCATTCAAAATATTCGTTTGGGTCCTACTCTACCAGCGTTTATCTCTCCCAATGTATTAAAGCTGCTCTCAGAAACTTACCATCTCAAACCCATCACTACCCCCGATGAAGATTTAGCCGCTTGTCTGGGTTAG
- a CDS encoding aldehyde dehydrogenase family protein, which yields MQTSPLTCLNYIDGQWLPARTKDTAESRNPADWRELVATFPRSTDSDVDAAVDAARRAYKTWRLVPAPARAELVYRAGELLLDKKEEIAYLMSREMGKPLSETRGDVQEGIDCAFYYAGEGRRLFGVTTPSELNNKFAMSVRMPVGVCALITPWNFPMAIPCWKAMPALVCGNTIILKPAKDTPACATLLVEIFHEAGFPPGVVNLVHGSGGEVGRALVNHPGIDLISFTGSSKSGAEVGEICGRTHKRVCLEMGGKNAQVVMEDADLELALEGALWGAFGTTGQRCTATSRLILHREIKAKFTDMLLEKTAKLRLGHGIDPKTDVGPLINSSQRERVRRYIEIACEEGAKVLIGGDIGKEEELQYGYFFQPTILDEVTPQMRVAREEIFGPVVSLIEVNSFEEAIAVLNDTPYGLSSSVYTRDVNRAFQAMRDIEAGITYINGPTIGAEVHLPFGGVKQTGNGHREAGSAALDVFTEWKTVYVDFSGRLQRAQIDNR from the coding sequence ATGCAAACTTCTCCCCTTACTTGCCTCAACTATATCGACGGTCAATGGCTCCCCGCGCGAACCAAAGACACCGCAGAAAGTCGCAATCCTGCCGATTGGCGAGAGCTTGTCGCTACCTTTCCCCGTTCTACCGATAGCGATGTCGATGCGGCGGTAGATGCTGCCCGTCGCGCCTATAAAACCTGGCGCTTAGTACCCGCACCAGCAAGGGCAGAATTAGTCTATCGCGCGGGCGAACTATTGTTGGACAAAAAAGAAGAAATTGCCTATCTGATGTCTCGCGAGATGGGCAAACCGTTGTCTGAGACGCGAGGAGACGTACAAGAGGGAATTGATTGCGCTTTTTACTACGCTGGCGAAGGTCGCCGTTTGTTCGGGGTGACAACGCCGTCGGAACTCAACAACAAGTTTGCCATGTCGGTGCGGATGCCAGTCGGCGTTTGCGCCTTGATTACGCCTTGGAACTTTCCCATGGCGATTCCCTGTTGGAAGGCAATGCCCGCGCTGGTTTGCGGCAATACCATCATCCTCAAACCAGCAAAGGATACGCCTGCTTGCGCCACTCTATTAGTAGAAATTTTCCACGAGGCAGGTTTTCCGCCTGGAGTCGTTAACCTAGTACACGGTTCTGGCGGAGAAGTCGGTCGAGCATTGGTAAACCATCCTGGGATTGATTTAATTTCCTTTACGGGTTCTTCTAAATCGGGTGCGGAAGTCGGAGAGATTTGCGGACGCACTCACAAGCGCGTCTGTCTGGAAATGGGTGGTAAGAATGCCCAAGTCGTCATGGAAGATGCGGATTTAGAATTGGCACTCGAAGGGGCGCTTTGGGGGGCTTTTGGTACGACCGGACAGCGGTGTACTGCGACCAGTCGCTTGATTTTGCACCGCGAAATCAAAGCCAAGTTTACTGATATGCTGTTGGAGAAAACAGCTAAGCTGCGCTTAGGTCACGGCATCGACCCAAAAACGGATGTAGGTCCCTTAATTAATTCGTCACAACGAGAACGGGTTAGACGATATATAGAAATTGCTTGCGAGGAAGGAGCAAAGGTGTTAATCGGGGGAGACATTGGTAAAGAAGAAGAATTGCAATACGGTTATTTTTTCCAACCAACCATATTGGATGAAGTTACTCCTCAGATGCGAGTTGCTCGCGAAGAGATTTTTGGTCCGGTGGTATCTTTGATAGAAGTGAATTCGTTTGAGGAAGCGATCGCAGTTCTCAACGATACGCCTTACGGACTGTCTTCTTCTGTTTATACTCGCGACGTGAACCGAGCTTTTCAGGCAATGCGGGATATTGAAGCTGGCATTACTTATATCAATGGTCCCACTATCGGCGCAGAAGTCCATCTTCCTTTTGGTGGCGTGAAGCAGACAGGCAACGGTCATCGCGAAGCGGGTAGTGCAGCGCTTGATGTCTTTACGGAATGGAAGACGGTTTATGTCGATTTTTCCGGTCGCTTGCAACGCGCTCAGATCGATAATCGGTAG
- a CDS encoding dinitrogenase iron-molybdenum cofactor biosynthesis protein — translation MSEQTLSNEVALRIALAARALPGTSVGDLIGALHTYLGDAIDETALSKITVTNLKTAFGQTYQLDADEDGEDAGTADMAALKEAVRILWGETNDEDKLPPIEPYQDGEMPSSIRIAVASNNQEQLDGHFGSCLRYLIYQLSAKEMKLIDIRSAVEADLSDDKNAFRVSLIKDCHVLYIVSIGGPAAAKVIKAGIYPMKVTEGGSARAILSELQKVIATSPPPWLAKIIGIAEGDRVKNYKAAGVG, via the coding sequence ATGAGCGAACAAACTCTATCAAATGAAGTAGCCCTAAGAATTGCATTGGCTGCAAGGGCATTGCCGGGAACCTCAGTGGGCGATCTCATAGGAGCCTTACATACATATCTAGGCGATGCGATCGATGAGACAGCCTTGAGTAAAATTACAGTCACCAACTTAAAAACTGCATTCGGACAAACCTATCAACTCGATGCAGATGAAGATGGTGAAGATGCCGGGACTGCCGACATGGCAGCACTAAAAGAAGCTGTGAGAATTTTGTGGGGTGAAACAAACGATGAAGATAAGCTGCCGCCAATAGAACCATACCAGGATGGCGAAATGCCGAGTTCAATTCGCATTGCCGTGGCTTCTAACAATCAAGAACAGTTGGACGGACATTTTGGTTCTTGTCTGCGTTATTTGATTTATCAGCTATCGGCAAAGGAGATGAAGCTGATAGATATCAGATCGGCAGTGGAAGCCGATTTATCAGATGATAAAAATGCTTTCCGAGTTAGTTTGATTAAAGATTGCCACGTTTTGTATATCGTCTCGATAGGGGGACCCGCAGCAGCAAAAGTCATCAAAGCAGGGATCTATCCGATGAAAGTAACGGAAGGCGGTTCGGCAAGAGCTATCTTAAGCGAACTACAAAAAGTAATCGCCACTTCACCCCCACCTTGGTTAGCAAAGATTATCGGGATAGCAGAAGGGGATCGCGTGAAAAATTATAAGGCTGCTGGTGTAGGTTAG
- the psbP gene encoding photosystem II reaction center PsbP — translation MFKSLIVTLLFIATLTLSGCSVGISNLQHYANAVKGYEFFYPNGWIEVNIQNASEEVDVVFRDLIQRTENLSVIISSVPENKTLTDLGTPTDVGYRFLKQVNNNPNANREAELIKAEARESNGKTYYTLEYQVKLPDNQERHDIASVAVSRGKLYTFNLSTDQKRWEKVKNLFETVVNSFSIY, via the coding sequence ATGTTTAAATCGCTAATTGTTACTCTACTATTTATAGCCACTCTAACGCTCTCTGGTTGTTCGGTCGGGATTAGTAATTTACAACACTACGCCAATGCCGTCAAAGGCTATGAGTTTTTCTATCCTAATGGCTGGATTGAAGTTAATATCCAAAACGCATCTGAAGAAGTCGATGTCGTTTTTCGCGATCTCATCCAACGCACAGAAAATTTAAGCGTCATTATCAGCAGCGTTCCAGAAAACAAAACCCTCACCGACTTAGGAACGCCGACAGATGTAGGATATCGCTTCCTCAAACAGGTCAACAACAACCCCAATGCCAATCGAGAAGCAGAATTAATTAAAGCAGAAGCTCGCGAATCGAACGGAAAGACTTACTATACCCTAGAATATCAAGTCAAACTGCCCGATAATCAGGAACGGCACGATATCGCCAGCGTCGCCGTCAGTCGCGGCAAACTCTATACCTTCAATCTTTCCACAGATCAAAAGCGTTGGGAAAAAGTTAAGAACCTCTTTGAAACCGTCGTCAACTCTTTTTCTATTTATTAA